In Mastigocladopsis repens PCC 10914, a single window of DNA contains:
- a CDS encoding RRXRR domain-containing protein — protein sequence MRIPVISKGGKPLMPTTPSRARRWIKDSKAIKKWSKLGVFYVQLTVEPSNTKTQPIVIGLDPGKLYSGVGVQSSRFTLLMLHLVLPFKTVKDRMEQRAMMRRGRRGRRINRKLPYIQRAHRQARFDNRKQKKVPPSIRANKTLELRVLSEIVKLYPVQGIIVERVMARGDKGFSPVMVGQLWLRKQVEKQFSIEPSTIQGWETSNLRKQLGLPKDKQDKSRQTPETHAVDGVTIAASRWVKYGITSINGMGWKGQINITPSQFVIVKRPPVSSRQLHLMVPAKGGVRRKYGGTVTRHGFRKGDYVEATQGAKTFCGWVSGDTEKQVSVSDASWKRLGQFTAKKVRLIQRSTGLIVLSTRRLSNLLPLKESV from the coding sequence ATGCGAATTCCGGTAATTTCAAAAGGTGGCAAACCACTCATGCCTACGACTCCTAGTCGTGCTAGACGTTGGATAAAGGATAGTAAAGCAATCAAAAAATGGTCAAAGCTAGGCGTATTCTACGTACAGTTAACCGTTGAACCAAGCAATACCAAGACTCAACCTATTGTTATTGGACTAGACCCTGGCAAGCTTTACTCTGGGGTTGGCGTCCAATCTTCCAGATTCACGTTGCTGATGTTGCACCTTGTCTTACCATTCAAAACCGTAAAAGACAGAATGGAGCAAAGAGCGATGATGCGACGTGGTCGTAGAGGGAGACGCATCAACCGCAAGTTGCCATATATTCAACGCGCTCATCGTCAAGCACGATTTGATAACCGCAAACAAAAGAAAGTTCCTCCTAGTATTCGTGCTAACAAAACGCTTGAACTACGGGTATTGAGCGAAATAGTCAAGCTTTATCCAGTTCAAGGCATCATTGTTGAACGTGTTATGGCACGAGGGGACAAAGGATTTAGCCCTGTCATGGTTGGGCAATTATGGTTACGTAAACAAGTAGAAAAGCAATTCAGTATTGAGCCGTCAACTATTCAGGGGTGGGAAACTTCTAACTTGCGTAAACAGTTAGGATTGCCCAAAGACAAACAAGACAAGTCACGCCAAACACCAGAAACTCACGCAGTAGATGGTGTCACAATTGCGGCTAGCCGTTGGGTTAAGTACGGAATAACGTCAATTAACGGTATGGGTTGGAAAGGTCAAATCAATATCACTCCCTCCCAATTTGTTATTGTTAAGCGCCCACCTGTTTCAAGTCGTCAACTACACCTCATGGTTCCGGCAAAAGGCGGAGTGAGGCGCAAGTATGGCGGGACCGTAACTCGTCACGGATTTCGGAAAGGTGATTACGTCGAAGCCACCCAAGGAGCTAAAACTTTTTGTGGATGGGTGAGTGGCGATACCGAAAAACAAGTTTCTGTAAGTGATGCGTCCTGGAAGCGTCTTGGACAATTCACTGCTAAGAAAGTCCGATTGATACAGCGAAGCACGGGGTTAATCGTGCTGTCAACTCGGAGATTGTCAAACCTCCTCCCGTTGAAGGAGTCGGTTTGA
- a CDS encoding hypervirulence associated TUDOR domain-containing protein: MTDELNKGDKVKWNTSQGETTGKVEKKLTSATDIKGHHVAASEDNPEYLVKSDKTGKQAAHKPDALEKIEDNSK; this comes from the coding sequence ATGACTGACGAGTTGAACAAAGGCGATAAGGTTAAATGGAATACATCGCAAGGAGAAACGACTGGTAAGGTGGAAAAGAAACTCACCTCAGCCACAGATATCAAAGGACATCACGTTGCAGCCTCAGAAGATAACCCTGAGTACTTGGTTAAAAGTGACAAAACTGGGAAACAAGCAGCCCACAAACCTGATGCTCTTGAGAAAATCGAGGACAACAGTAAATAG
- a CDS encoding tellurite resistance TerB family protein, giving the protein MVNNSNVTNLVKILIGAAWIDGRIQPEEREYLRKIAQEKGVANEPEIQPLLYELVAVQPEQFYEWVKEYLGDRPSTEDCQNLIEAISGLIYSDGEVATEEARLLTKLQQLSGTNDSTEPGYNGILKQIQKLYRRWVEVQN; this is encoded by the coding sequence ATGGTTAATAATTCCAATGTGACAAACTTGGTTAAAATCCTAATTGGAGCAGCTTGGATTGATGGCAGAATTCAGCCAGAAGAGAGAGAATATCTTCGCAAAATCGCTCAAGAAAAGGGTGTAGCTAACGAGCCAGAAATACAGCCTTTGCTGTATGAATTGGTTGCTGTGCAGCCAGAACAGTTTTACGAGTGGGTGAAGGAATATTTAGGCGATCGCCCTAGTACAGAAGATTGCCAAAACCTGATTGAAGCCATCAGCGGCTTAATTTACAGTGATGGTGAAGTGGCAACAGAAGAAGCAAGACTGCTAACAAAATTACAACAATTGTCAGGCACAAATGATTCAACCGAACCTGGGTATAATGGCATTCTCAAACAAATTCAAAAGCTTTACCGTCGTTGGGTTGAGGTTCAGAACTAA
- the psb35 gene encoding photosystem II assembly protein Psb35, producing the protein MYLFMEAAAQAAKEPYQFPWAFTSVYVIGFIAAVTIGSIAWYNSKRPVGWEDKDRPDFVPKVDKDETPGLGEPKS; encoded by the coding sequence ATGTATCTTTTCATGGAAGCAGCAGCGCAAGCAGCCAAAGAACCATACCAATTTCCTTGGGCTTTCACATCTGTGTATGTTATTGGCTTTATTGCTGCTGTCACAATTGGCTCAATTGCTTGGTACAACTCTAAGCGCCCTGTCGGTTGGGAAGATAAAGACCGTCCTGACTTTGTGCCTAAAGTTGACAAAGATGAGACTCCAGGACTGGGTGAGCCGAAATCTTAG
- a CDS encoding LOG family protein encodes MKYVCVFCGSSMGVQPAYKQAAQALGEALTRRKLGLVYGGGNVGLMGTIADATLAAGGEVIGVIPDFLVAQEIAHTGLTQLHIVQSMHERKTMMAQLSDAFVALPGGYGTLEEFCEILTWAQLGLHQKPFALFNVKGYYDPVLKFFDQAVTEEFLRPIHRSLVLEASEPENLLDLLANYQPKNVEKWITKEVKP; translated from the coding sequence ATGAAGTACGTCTGCGTGTTTTGCGGTTCTAGCATGGGTGTACAACCAGCTTATAAACAAGCTGCTCAAGCATTGGGCGAAGCATTAACACGACGGAAGTTGGGTTTGGTGTATGGGGGTGGTAATGTTGGGCTAATGGGTACAATTGCTGATGCCACTTTAGCAGCTGGTGGTGAGGTGATTGGGGTGATTCCAGATTTTCTGGTTGCTCAGGAAATTGCTCACACTGGACTGACGCAACTCCACATTGTCCAATCCATGCACGAACGCAAAACCATGATGGCGCAATTGTCTGATGCTTTTGTAGCACTTCCTGGAGGATACGGAACGCTGGAGGAGTTTTGCGAAATTCTGACTTGGGCACAATTAGGGTTACACCAAAAGCCTTTCGCTCTGTTTAATGTCAAGGGTTATTACGACCCTGTGCTAAAATTTTTCGACCAGGCTGTCACTGAAGAATTTTTACGTCCTATCCACCGTTCTCTAGTATTGGAAGCATCCGAACCAGAAAATTTACTGGATTTATTGGCGAATTATCAACCTAAAAATGTTGAGAAATGGATCACCAAAGAGGTGAAGCCTTGA
- a CDS encoding 16S rRNA (cytosine(967)-C(5))-methyltransferase has translation MEDILICLSPRQLAFIALRDVHKGAYADIALDRVLQKANLPDTDRRLVTELVYGCTRRQRTLDALIDQLGKKKSHQQPKDLRTILHLGLYQLRYQERIPESAAVNTTVQLAKENGFSGLTGFVNGLLRQYIREVSKVGGEKTSYPDPLKLPKNPEERLGILYSFPDWIIQVWVEQFGLAQTEQLCLWMNKTPAIDLRVNLLRTSTEEVAAALTSVGVLCQRVPHLPQALRLISNAGSIQNLPGYHEGWWTVQDSSAQLVSHLLDPQPGEVVIDACAAPGGKTTHIAELMRDEGKIVACDRTPSRLVKLQKNAQRLKLKSIEISTGDSRNLPYQNTAHRVLVDAPCSGLGTLHRHADARWRQTPETVEELSVLQKELLSQTSSFVKPGGILVYSTCTLHPKENEEVVSSFLAENPNWEIEPPSVDSPASAYSTPQGWIKVLPHQQNMDGFFMVRLQQFSGK, from the coding sequence TTGGAAGATATTTTGATTTGCTTATCTCCCCGTCAACTAGCTTTTATTGCCTTGCGGGACGTTCACAAGGGCGCTTATGCTGATATTGCCCTAGACCGAGTGCTGCAAAAAGCAAATTTACCTGATACTGACCGCCGCCTAGTCACAGAATTAGTCTATGGTTGCACCAGAAGACAGCGTACCCTTGACGCCTTAATCGACCAATTGGGTAAAAAGAAATCCCACCAACAGCCGAAAGACCTTCGCACCATTTTGCATTTGGGCTTATACCAGTTACGATATCAAGAACGAATTCCTGAAAGTGCTGCTGTAAATACCACTGTTCAACTCGCTAAAGAAAATGGCTTTTCTGGACTAACGGGTTTTGTCAATGGTCTGTTGCGGCAGTATATCAGAGAAGTAAGCAAAGTTGGGGGAGAAAAGACTTCCTACCCTGACCCTCTCAAATTACCAAAAAACCCAGAGGAACGCTTGGGTATTTTGTACAGCTTTCCTGACTGGATTATTCAAGTTTGGGTAGAACAATTTGGTTTAGCACAAACAGAACAACTCTGTTTATGGATGAATAAAACTCCAGCCATTGACTTGCGGGTCAACCTCCTTCGCACCTCTACAGAAGAAGTTGCGGCGGCTTTAACATCTGTTGGTGTTTTGTGTCAACGTGTTCCTCACCTACCGCAAGCTTTAAGATTGATCAGTAACGCTGGTTCTATTCAAAATCTACCTGGTTATCACGAGGGTTGGTGGACTGTACAAGATAGTAGCGCTCAGTTGGTCAGTCATTTACTCGACCCTCAACCAGGTGAGGTGGTGATTGATGCTTGTGCTGCACCAGGGGGGAAAACAACTCACATTGCAGAGTTGATGAGGGATGAAGGTAAAATTGTAGCGTGCGATCGCACTCCCTCTCGTTTAGTAAAACTCCAAAAAAATGCTCAACGGCTGAAGTTAAAATCCATTGAAATTTCCACTGGTGACAGCCGGAATTTGCCCTATCAAAACACTGCTCACCGCGTACTGGTGGATGCTCCATGCTCCGGTTTGGGTACTTTGCACCGCCATGCTGATGCTCGTTGGCGACAGACACCAGAAACTGTGGAAGAACTCTCTGTGCTTCAGAAAGAATTATTATCACAGACATCGTCTTTTGTCAAGCCTGGTGGTATACTCGTTTATTCCACCTGTACCCTGCATCCAAAAGAGAATGAAGAAGTGGTTTCGTCTTTTCTAGCTGAGAATCCAAATTGGGAAATTGAGCCTCCTAGTGTTGATTCCCCTGCTAGTGCATACTCCACCCCACAAGGATGGATTAAAGTCTTGCCACACCAACAGAACATGGATGGCTTTTTTATGGTGCGCTTACAGCAATTTTCGGGTAAATAG
- a CDS encoding glycoside hydrolase 100 family protein gives MQLDDLVSSDSIEQEAWRALESSILYYGGRPVGTVAAYDVTVEALNYDQCFVRDFVSSALIFLIKGRTDIVRNFLEETLKLQPKERQLNAYKPGRGLMPASFKVVSDAEEEYLEPDFGEHAIARVTPVDSCLWWVILLRAYVVASKDFSLAYQPEFQNGIRLIMELCLATRFDMYPTLLVPDGACMIDRRMGIYGHPLEIQALFFTALRAAREMLICQGNEDMVTAIDNRLPLLRAHIRQHYWMDLHRLNKIYRFKSEEYGKAAANPFNIYADSLPYYELDKWLPRKGGYLVGNVGPSQLDNRFFSLGNLMAIVSDLASEEQSQAIINLIEERWDDLVGDMPMKLCFPALENDEYRIVTGCDPKNRPWSYHNGGSWPVLLWLLSAAAVKTNRMELAHKAIEIAQARLHLDEWPEYYDGKKGRLIGKQARKYQTWTIAGFLLAKELLRNPTFLPLVTFAPFTVEPASRACEFELPKVDTIFMG, from the coding sequence ATGCAATTAGATGACTTGGTATCGAGTGACAGTATAGAACAAGAAGCATGGAGAGCACTAGAAAGCTCAATTCTCTACTATGGAGGTCGCCCTGTAGGGACGGTAGCTGCTTATGATGTAACGGTAGAGGCGCTGAATTACGACCAATGTTTTGTTAGGGATTTTGTATCTTCTGCTCTAATTTTTCTCATTAAAGGTAGAACAGATATTGTCCGCAACTTTTTAGAAGAAACCTTAAAATTACAGCCTAAAGAAAGGCAATTGAATGCTTACAAGCCGGGTCGGGGTTTAATGCCAGCTAGCTTTAAAGTTGTATCTGACGCTGAGGAAGAATATCTAGAACCCGATTTTGGTGAACACGCTATTGCGCGAGTCACACCTGTTGATTCCTGCTTGTGGTGGGTTATTTTATTGCGTGCTTATGTAGTTGCTTCAAAAGATTTTTCTCTGGCTTATCAACCTGAATTCCAAAACGGTATCCGATTAATTATGGAACTGTGCTTGGCAACTCGGTTTGATATGTACCCAACACTTTTAGTTCCAGACGGCGCTTGTATGATTGACCGTCGTATGGGTATATATGGACACCCGCTGGAAATTCAAGCTTTATTTTTTACAGCATTGCGTGCTGCTAGAGAGATGTTGATTTGTCAAGGTAACGAAGATATGGTGACAGCCATAGATAATCGATTACCGCTTCTACGCGCTCATATTCGCCAGCATTATTGGATGGATCTTCATCGGTTAAACAAGATTTATCGCTTCAAGAGTGAAGAGTACGGCAAAGCAGCTGCAAATCCCTTCAACATATATGCAGATTCGCTTCCATACTATGAATTGGACAAATGGCTGCCTAGAAAAGGTGGTTATCTTGTTGGTAATGTTGGACCTTCACAGCTAGATAATCGCTTCTTTTCTTTAGGAAATTTGATGGCTATTGTCTCAGATCTCGCCAGTGAAGAGCAATCACAAGCAATTATAAATCTCATCGAAGAGCGATGGGATGACTTGGTGGGAGATATGCCCATGAAACTTTGTTTCCCAGCTTTGGAAAACGACGAGTATAGAATTGTCACTGGATGTGACCCCAAAAATAGACCCTGGTCGTATCATAACGGTGGAAGTTGGCCAGTCTTATTGTGGTTGTTGTCGGCAGCTGCTGTGAAAACCAATAGAATGGAGCTTGCACATAAGGCTATCGAAATTGCCCAAGCACGCTTGCATCTTGACGAATGGCCAGAGTATTACGACGGTAAGAAAGGACGACTGATTGGCAAACAAGCCAGAAAATATCAAACCTGGACAATTGCTGGATTCTTGTTAGCAAAAGAATTATTGCGAAACCCTACATTTTTACCTTTAGTAACTTTTGCTCCATTTACTGTAGAACCTGCTTCGAGAGCTTGTGAGTTTGAACTTCCCAAGGTTGACACTATATTCATGGGATAA